A stretch of Microbacterium caowuchunii DNA encodes these proteins:
- a CDS encoding FAS1-like dehydratase domain-containing protein, with product MPVNPELLGREFPPTPPYLVGREKVREFARAVFATDPQHTDVDAAVALGYPDVVAPPTFAMVVQDLTMQQLLAEPDSGIVLERAIHAEQRFRYSRPIVAGDELVARLRVTGVRAIGKGAMVTSEADITDAAGAHVVTAVSVLLIGGDE from the coding sequence GTGCCCGTGAACCCCGAGCTGCTCGGCCGTGAATTCCCGCCGACGCCCCCCTACCTCGTCGGCCGAGAGAAGGTGCGGGAGTTCGCCCGCGCCGTCTTCGCGACCGACCCCCAGCACACCGACGTGGACGCTGCGGTGGCCCTCGGCTACCCCGACGTCGTCGCTCCGCCGACCTTCGCGATGGTGGTGCAGGACCTCACCATGCAGCAGTTGCTCGCCGAGCCGGACTCCGGCATCGTGCTCGAGCGCGCCATCCACGCCGAGCAGCGCTTCCGCTACTCCCGGCCGATCGTCGCGGGCGATGAGCTCGTGGCGCGGCTCCGGGTGACCGGGGTGCGCGCCATCGGCAAGGGCGCGATGGTCACCAGCGAGGCGGACATCACGGATGCCGCCGGAGCCCACGTCGTCACCGCGGTGTCGGTGCTGCTGATCGGGGGAGACGAATGA
- a CDS encoding UDP-N-acetylmuramate dehydrogenase, whose product MTEVDPQPLSRLTTLQTGAAPLRMREARTREELIGDLREIWADGDDWFVLGGGSNLFVGDEPFDGTVLRVLTSGIERIAGASPGATRIRVQAGHDWDALVAYTVAEGLAGIEAMSGIPGTVGAAPVQNVGAYGQDISQTLVEVEIIDEATGDVSVVPASELGLGFRTSVFKHHYGSAPARRAVILSVTLELTEVGQGEYPVRGEQLRQALGLEPGASVSLAWVRDHVLATRRRKGMVLDEADADTSSAGSFFQNAIVTEQFARTLPDACPRWPMQPVIEQVQVYPLDRFDGYVPAPVPQPIDVKVSAAWLIEHSGIGKGFRLPRSRAAVSSKHALALTNRGGASAEELAELARFIQQRVQQEFGLLLQPEPVLVGVEL is encoded by the coding sequence ATGACCGAGGTCGACCCGCAGCCGCTGTCGCGGCTGACCACCCTGCAGACCGGTGCCGCACCCCTGCGCATGCGTGAGGCGCGCACGCGCGAGGAGCTCATCGGCGACCTCCGGGAGATCTGGGCGGACGGCGACGACTGGTTCGTGCTCGGCGGAGGCTCCAACCTCTTCGTCGGCGACGAGCCCTTCGACGGGACGGTCCTCCGGGTCCTCACGAGCGGGATCGAGCGGATCGCCGGTGCGAGCCCCGGTGCGACGCGTATCCGGGTGCAGGCAGGACACGACTGGGACGCGCTCGTCGCGTACACCGTCGCAGAGGGGCTGGCAGGCATCGAGGCGATGTCCGGCATCCCCGGCACCGTCGGTGCGGCGCCCGTGCAGAACGTCGGCGCCTACGGGCAGGACATCTCGCAGACCCTCGTCGAGGTGGAGATCATCGACGAGGCGACCGGGGACGTCTCGGTCGTGCCGGCGTCCGAGCTCGGTCTCGGGTTCCGCACGTCCGTCTTCAAGCACCACTACGGGTCCGCGCCGGCGCGGCGTGCCGTCATCCTCTCGGTCACGCTGGAGCTGACGGAGGTCGGGCAGGGCGAGTATCCCGTGCGGGGCGAGCAGCTGCGACAGGCGCTGGGCCTCGAGCCCGGGGCATCCGTCTCGCTCGCCTGGGTGCGGGACCACGTCCTCGCCACCCGCCGGCGCAAGGGCATGGTGCTCGACGAGGCGGATGCGGACACCTCCTCGGCCGGCTCCTTCTTCCAGAACGCGATCGTCACCGAGCAGTTCGCCCGTACCCTGCCGGACGCGTGCCCGAGGTGGCCGATGCAGCCGGTGATCGAACAGGTGCAGGTGTATCCGCTGGACCGGTTCGACGGCTACGTCCCCGCGCCGGTGCCGCAGCCGATCGACGTCAAGGTGAGCGCGGCATGGCTCATCGAGCATTCCGGCATCGGCAAGGGCTTCCGCCTGCCCCGCTCGCGCGCCGCGGTGTCCAGCAAGCACGCGCTCGCGCTGACGAATCGCGGCGGTGCGTCCGCCGAGGAGCTCGCCGAACTCGCTCGGTTCATCCAGCAGCGCGTGCAGCAGGAGTTCGGTCTGCTGCTGCAGCCGGAGCCCGTCCTCGTCGGCGTCGAGCTGTAG
- a CDS encoding SDR family NAD(P)-dependent oxidoreductase yields the protein MSENTTLTANSSIGEWLEHPVGGELVRGLLAQSGAKEESLAPVRGLPLQQLVALSQGQMPQSVIDDLVLAANGGVAPVEDESGVWVEKTTPGRFAGKTVIVTGAASGIGRATASRIAREGGRVIAVDISADKLDQFAASLPDADIVTVAGDITAQADVDAVAAAAGDRIHGLANVAGVNDDFSPLHETSDAMWDRVMAINVTGSFKLARAVLPAMVAAGSGSIVNVASEAGLRGNASGNSYTTSKHAVIGMTKSAAFMYGPQGIRVNAVAPGGVATGIPFPPHVSEAGQARLQPFQSQIPTLATAEQLAASITFLLSDDGVNINGAILASDGGWSVQ from the coding sequence ATGTCGGAGAACACCACCCTCACGGCTAACAGCTCGATCGGTGAATGGCTGGAGCACCCCGTCGGCGGCGAACTCGTGCGCGGGCTGCTCGCCCAGTCGGGTGCCAAGGAGGAGTCCCTCGCGCCGGTGCGCGGGCTGCCGCTGCAGCAGCTCGTCGCCCTGAGCCAGGGGCAGATGCCTCAGTCCGTGATCGACGACCTCGTCCTCGCCGCCAACGGCGGCGTCGCTCCGGTCGAGGACGAGAGTGGCGTGTGGGTCGAGAAGACGACCCCGGGCCGCTTCGCCGGCAAGACCGTCATCGTCACCGGTGCCGCATCCGGCATCGGCCGCGCCACCGCCTCGCGCATCGCACGTGAGGGCGGGCGCGTCATCGCCGTCGACATCTCGGCCGACAAGCTCGACCAGTTCGCCGCGTCACTGCCGGACGCCGACATCGTGACGGTCGCGGGAGACATCACCGCCCAGGCCGACGTGGACGCGGTGGCCGCTGCCGCGGGTGACCGCATCCACGGGCTCGCGAACGTCGCCGGGGTGAACGACGATTTCTCCCCGCTGCACGAGACGAGCGACGCGATGTGGGACCGGGTCATGGCGATCAACGTCACCGGCTCCTTCAAGCTCGCGCGCGCGGTGCTGCCGGCCATGGTCGCGGCAGGATCCGGGTCCATCGTCAACGTCGCGAGCGAGGCGGGCCTGCGCGGGAACGCGTCGGGCAACTCGTACACGACCTCGAAGCACGCGGTGATCGGCATGACCAAGTCGGCCGCGTTCATGTACGGGCCGCAGGGCATCCGCGTGAACGCCGTCGCTCCCGGCGGGGTCGCCACCGGCATCCCGTTCCCGCCGCACGTCTCCGAGGCGGGTCAGGCCCGGCTCCAGCCCTTCCAGTCGCAGATCCCGACGCTCGCGACCGCCGAGCAGCTCGCCGCGTCGATCACGTTCCTGCTGTCGGACGACGGCGTCAACATCAACGGGGCGATCCTCGCCTCGGACGGCGGCTGGTCGGTCCAGTAG
- a CDS encoding sulfite exporter TauE/SafE family protein, producing MIHAPEHASAARAPAFFLTCIGTGLLAGLLSGLFGVGGGTVIVPLLVMFLTFNQRLAAGTSLAAIVPTAAVGVVSYALNGSVDWLAAILLAAGAIVGTQIGTWLLPRISQTALRWTFVAFVAVVIVSLFIVIPSRDSQIDLTVWSGIALVVVGVLTGILSGLIGVGGGVVVVPVLILLFGASDLVAKGTSLLFMIPAAISGTIGNLRRKNVDLVAAAIVGIAACTTTAVGAWLATLISPLLGNILFAAFLVFVGTQMAIKAVRGRKR from the coding sequence GTGATCCACGCCCCCGAGCACGCCTCCGCCGCGCGCGCCCCCGCCTTCTTCCTCACCTGCATCGGCACCGGCCTCCTCGCCGGCTTGCTCTCGGGGCTGTTCGGCGTCGGCGGCGGCACCGTGATCGTGCCGCTGCTGGTCATGTTCCTCACCTTCAACCAGCGGCTCGCCGCGGGCACCTCGCTCGCCGCGATCGTGCCCACCGCCGCGGTCGGGGTCGTGTCCTACGCGCTCAACGGATCGGTCGACTGGCTGGCCGCGATCCTCCTCGCCGCCGGCGCGATCGTCGGAACCCAGATCGGCACGTGGCTGCTGCCCCGGATCTCGCAGACGGCGCTGCGCTGGACGTTCGTGGCGTTCGTGGCCGTCGTGATCGTGAGTCTGTTCATCGTCATCCCCTCCCGTGACTCGCAGATCGACCTGACCGTCTGGTCGGGTATCGCGCTCGTCGTCGTGGGCGTGCTCACCGGCATCCTGTCCGGCCTCATCGGGGTCGGCGGCGGCGTCGTGGTCGTGCCCGTGCTCATCCTGCTCTTCGGTGCGAGCGACCTGGTGGCCAAGGGCACCTCACTGCTGTTCATGATCCCGGCGGCCATCTCGGGCACGATCGGGAATCTCCGCCGTAAGAACGTCGACCTGGTGGCGGCGGCCATCGTCGGCATCGCCGCCTGCACCACGACCGCTGTCGGTGCGTGGCTCGCGACCCTCATCTCCCCGTTGCTGGGCAACATCCTCTTCGCCGCGTTCCTGGTCTTCGTCGGCACGCAGATGGCCATCAAAGCGGTCCGCGGCCGTAAGCGCTGA
- a CDS encoding pyridoxal phosphate-dependent aminotransferase gives MTERAPLSRKLTAIAESATLKVDAKAKALQAAGRPVISYAAGEPDFPTPQFIVDAAAEALQDPANFRYTPAAGLPVLREAIVAKTLRDSGLEVDPGSVLVTNGGKQAVYQAFQAVVNPGDEVLLPAPYWTTYPEAIRLADGTPVEVFAGADQDYKVTVEQLEAARTERTTVLVFVSPSNPTGSVYTPEETRAIGEWALAHGIWVITDEIYQNLVYEGARAASIVEVVPELAGQTILVNGVAKTYAMTGWRVGWMVGPKDAIKVAANLQSHLSSNVNNIAQRAALAALTGPQDEAERMRDAFDRRRRLIVAELAKIPGVTVPNPLGAFYVYPDVQGLLGREWQGVTPTTTLELADLILEKAEVAVVPGEAFGPSGYLRLSYALGDEALLEGVRRLQALFA, from the coding sequence GTGACAGAACGCGCCCCCCTCTCCCGCAAGCTCACCGCGATCGCCGAATCCGCGACCCTCAAGGTCGATGCGAAGGCGAAGGCCCTGCAAGCCGCCGGGCGTCCCGTCATCTCCTACGCGGCCGGCGAACCCGATTTCCCGACCCCGCAGTTCATCGTGGATGCGGCCGCCGAGGCACTGCAGGACCCGGCGAACTTCCGCTACACGCCCGCCGCGGGTCTGCCGGTACTGCGCGAAGCCATCGTCGCCAAGACCCTGCGCGACTCCGGGCTCGAGGTCGACCCGGGCAGCGTCCTCGTCACCAACGGCGGCAAGCAGGCGGTGTACCAGGCGTTCCAGGCGGTCGTGAACCCGGGCGACGAAGTGCTGCTGCCGGCGCCGTACTGGACCACGTACCCCGAGGCGATCCGCCTCGCCGACGGCACCCCCGTCGAGGTGTTCGCCGGGGCCGACCAGGACTACAAGGTCACCGTCGAGCAGCTCGAGGCCGCCCGCACCGAGCGCACCACGGTGCTCGTCTTCGTCTCCCCCTCCAACCCGACCGGCTCCGTCTACACGCCCGAGGAGACTCGCGCGATCGGCGAATGGGCGCTCGCCCACGGCATCTGGGTCATCACGGATGAGATCTACCAGAACCTCGTCTACGAGGGTGCGCGTGCGGCATCCATCGTCGAGGTCGTGCCCGAGCTCGCGGGACAGACCATCCTCGTCAACGGTGTCGCGAAGACATACGCCATGACCGGATGGCGCGTGGGCTGGATGGTGGGCCCGAAGGACGCCATCAAGGTCGCCGCGAACCTGCAGTCGCACCTCTCCAGCAACGTGAACAACATCGCGCAGCGTGCGGCGCTGGCGGCGCTGACCGGACCTCAGGACGAGGCCGAGCGGATGCGCGACGCCTTCGACCGTCGCCGCCGCCTCATCGTGGCCGAGCTGGCGAAGATCCCCGGCGTCACCGTCCCGAACCCCCTCGGCGCGTTCTACGTCTATCCGGATGTGCAGGGACTCCTCGGCCGTGAGTGGCAGGGCGTCACCCCGACGACCACGCTGGAGCTGGCCGACCTGATTCTGGAGAAGGCGGAGGTCGCGGTCGTGCCCGGCGAGGCCTTCGGCCCGTCCGGATACCTCCGGCTCTCCTACGCGCTCGGTGACGAGGCGCTCCTGGAGGGTGTCCGTCGCCTGCAGGCCCTCTTCGCCTGA
- a CDS encoding isocitrate lyase → MTDYQDDIIAIRALKERNGASWDAIDPESVARMRAQNRFRTGLEIAQYTADIMRRDMTEYDADSSVYTQSLGVWHGFIGQQKLISIKKHLKSTNKRYLYLSGWMVAALRSEFGPLPDQSMHEKTAVPALIEELYTFLRQADARELDLLFTRLDDARAAGDETAVEFIQSQIDNYETHVVPIIADIDAGFGNPEATYLLAKKMIEAGACAIQIENQVSDEKQCGHQDGKVTVPHEDFIAKLTAVRYAFLELGIDNGVIVARTDSLGAGLTQKLAVTNEPGDLGDQYNAFLDVEEISESQLGNGDVVIKRDGKLLRPKRLASNLYQFRPGTGEARCVLDCITSLRNGADLLWIETEKPHVDQIAGMVDAIREEIPNAKLVYNNSPSFNWTLNFRQQAYDQLAQEGKDVSAYDRGDLMSVEYDDTELARLADEKIRTFQRDGSARAGIFHHLITLPTYHTAALSTDDLAKGYFGDEGMLAYVKGVQRREIREGIATVKHQNMAGSDIGDNHKEYFAGEAALKAGGKDNTMNQFN, encoded by the coding sequence ATGACCGACTACCAGGACGACATCATTGCCATCCGGGCGCTCAAGGAGCGGAACGGGGCGAGCTGGGATGCGATCGACCCCGAATCCGTGGCGCGGATGCGGGCACAGAACCGATTCCGAACCGGGCTGGAGATCGCCCAGTACACCGCGGACATCATGCGCCGCGACATGACCGAGTACGACGCCGACTCGTCGGTGTACACGCAGTCACTCGGCGTCTGGCACGGCTTCATCGGGCAGCAGAAGCTCATCTCCATCAAGAAGCACCTGAAGAGCACGAACAAGCGATACCTCTACCTGTCGGGTTGGATGGTCGCCGCTCTCCGATCGGAGTTCGGCCCGCTCCCCGACCAGTCGATGCACGAGAAGACCGCGGTGCCCGCGCTCATCGAGGAGCTGTACACGTTCCTGCGCCAGGCCGATGCCCGTGAGCTCGACCTGCTGTTCACGCGCCTCGACGACGCGCGTGCCGCCGGTGACGAGACGGCGGTCGAGTTCATCCAGTCGCAGATCGACAACTACGAGACCCACGTCGTTCCGATCATCGCCGACATCGACGCCGGCTTCGGCAACCCGGAGGCCACGTACCTGCTCGCCAAGAAGATGATCGAGGCGGGTGCCTGCGCCATCCAGATCGAGAACCAGGTATCGGATGAGAAGCAGTGCGGCCACCAGGACGGGAAGGTCACGGTCCCGCACGAGGACTTCATCGCGAAGCTCACTGCGGTGCGGTACGCGTTCCTCGAACTGGGCATCGACAACGGCGTGATCGTCGCCCGCACCGACTCCCTGGGCGCCGGCCTCACGCAGAAGCTCGCCGTCACGAACGAACCCGGCGACCTCGGCGACCAGTACAACGCGTTCCTCGACGTCGAGGAGATCTCGGAGAGCCAGCTCGGCAACGGCGATGTCGTCATCAAGCGCGACGGCAAGCTGCTGCGGCCGAAGCGGCTCGCCAGCAACCTGTACCAGTTCCGTCCGGGCACCGGCGAGGCGCGCTGCGTGCTGGACTGCATCACGTCGCTGCGCAACGGAGCCGATCTGCTGTGGATCGAGACGGAGAAGCCGCACGTGGACCAGATCGCCGGCATGGTGGACGCCATCCGCGAGGAGATCCCGAACGCCAAGCTCGTCTACAACAACAGCCCATCGTTCAACTGGACGCTGAACTTCCGCCAGCAGGCGTACGACCAGCTCGCACAGGAGGGCAAGGATGTCTCGGCCTATGACCGTGGCGACCTCATGAGCGTCGAGTACGACGACACCGAGCTGGCCCGACTCGCCGACGAGAAGATCCGCACGTTCCAGCGTGACGGATCCGCCCGGGCCGGGATCTTCCACCACCTCATCACGCTGCCGACCTACCACACGGCGGCACTGTCGACCGACGATCTGGCCAAGGGGTACTTCGGCGACGAGGGCATGCTGGCCTACGTGAAGGGCGTCCAGCGCCGTGAGATCCGCGAGGGGATCGCCACGGTCAAGCACCAGAACATGGCCGGCAGTGACATCGGCGACAACCACAAGGAGTACTTCGCCGGCGAAGCGGCGCTCAAGGCCGGCGGCAAGGACAACACGATGAACCAGTTCAACTGA
- a CDS encoding CoA-binding protein — translation MMTEELVSARLANGLTCALPAASPLAKLLKSQRTWEGPSAKERLGILRAARSIAIVGASANPARSSYFVGTYLLQSSDYRVYFVNPNATEILGQKAYPDLASLPEVPDIVDVFRKASDIPAVIDDALAVGAPAVWVQLGIWNEDAARYGEEKGLTVVMDRCLKIEHARFHGGLHLMGFDTGQISARRTLR, via the coding sequence ATGATGACCGAGGAACTCGTCTCGGCCCGGCTCGCCAACGGACTCACCTGCGCCCTGCCCGCCGCCTCGCCCCTCGCGAAGCTGCTGAAGTCGCAGCGCACCTGGGAAGGTCCGTCAGCCAAGGAACGGCTGGGGATCCTGCGTGCGGCCCGGAGCATCGCGATCGTGGGCGCCTCGGCCAACCCGGCACGCTCGAGCTACTTCGTGGGCACGTACCTGCTGCAGTCGAGCGACTACCGCGTGTACTTCGTCAATCCGAACGCCACCGAGATCCTGGGGCAGAAGGCCTACCCCGACCTGGCCTCCCTCCCCGAGGTGCCGGACATCGTCGATGTGTTCCGCAAGGCGAGCGACATCCCGGCCGTCATCGACGATGCCCTCGCCGTCGGCGCACCGGCCGTCTGGGTGCAGCTGGGGATCTGGAACGAGGATGCGGCGCGCTACGGCGAGGAGAAGGGGCTCACGGTGGTCATGGACCGGTGCCTGAAGATCGAGCACGCGCGCTTCCACGGCGGTCTGCACCTGATGGGCTTCGACACCGGGCAGATCAGCGCGCGCCGCACCCTGCGCTGA
- a CDS encoding TetR/AcrR family transcriptional regulator: MPDTAPPARRRGRGERAGLDRDAIVAAARSLDPEAVTMQAVADVLGVDRKALNHHVGGREELRELLAADTFTRRFAEIHIDPRSDWRDACRAFAEGTRRALLASGNLALQFRTASVSAVSAIRPAEAVIERMLAAGFDRVTAGRALLLLTTISAGFARDEVIGRTSGGHPQVAEFRDLMAHERPAGLEVLQHLDRSGFEAFSDEQFAFDVDAFVTAMEARLRG, from the coding sequence ATGCCCGACACCGCTCCGCCCGCGCGACGGCGTGGTCGTGGCGAGCGCGCAGGACTCGATCGCGACGCGATCGTCGCCGCTGCCCGCAGCCTTGACCCGGAGGCCGTCACGATGCAGGCGGTGGCCGATGTCCTGGGGGTCGACCGGAAGGCGCTCAACCACCATGTCGGCGGCCGGGAGGAACTGCGTGAGCTACTCGCGGCGGACACCTTCACGCGCCGGTTCGCGGAGATCCACATCGATCCCCGCTCCGACTGGCGGGACGCCTGCCGGGCGTTCGCCGAGGGCACCCGGCGGGCACTGCTGGCCTCCGGCAATCTCGCCCTGCAGTTCCGCACCGCATCCGTGTCGGCGGTCAGCGCCATCCGCCCCGCCGAGGCTGTGATCGAGCGCATGCTCGCAGCGGGGTTCGACCGGGTCACCGCCGGCCGTGCGCTGCTGCTGCTCACCACGATCAGCGCCGGATTCGCGCGAGACGAGGTCATCGGCCGCACCTCCGGCGGCCATCCGCAGGTGGCGGAGTTCCGCGACCTCATGGCGCACGAACGCCCTGCGGGACTGGAGGTCCTCCAGCATCTCGACCGAAGCGGGTTCGAGGCGTTCAGCGACGAACAGTTCGCGTTCGACGTCGACGCCTTCGTGACGGCGATGGAAGCGCGCCTCCGAGGCTGA
- a CDS encoding MaoC/PaaZ C-terminal domain-containing protein, producing the protein MTAALEIGHVVAEREVHLTRESLVRYAGASGDFNPIHYRDDVATRVGLPGVLAHGMLTMGLAVETLVPWLGDSGRILEYGVRFTRPVVVDAEEGAYVQVVATVGAVDEDTARIDLTVTHADTTVLGKAQVRIRVA; encoded by the coding sequence ATGACCGCCGCACTCGAGATCGGGCACGTCGTCGCCGAGCGCGAGGTGCATCTGACCCGGGAGTCGCTGGTGCGCTACGCAGGCGCATCCGGGGATTTCAATCCCATCCACTACCGTGACGACGTGGCCACCCGTGTCGGTCTCCCCGGGGTCCTCGCGCACGGGATGCTGACGATGGGACTCGCCGTCGAGACTCTCGTGCCGTGGCTGGGCGACTCCGGCCGGATCCTCGAGTACGGCGTGCGGTTCACCCGCCCCGTGGTCGTGGATGCCGAAGAAGGGGCCTACGTCCAGGTCGTCGCGACCGTCGGAGCGGTGGATGAGGACACGGCGCGGATCGACCTGACCGTCACGCACGCCGACACCACCGTGCTCGGCAAGGCCCAGGTCCGGATCCGGGTGGCCTGA
- a CDS encoding coenzyme F420-0:L-glutamate ligase: MDGAGVRIWALPGIPEVCAGDDLAGLIGAALAAHEGGCRDGDVLVVTSKIVSKAEGRIVAASDREDAITAETVRVVATRGNTRIVENRLGIVGAAAGVDASNTAEGTVLLLPEDPDASARALCGTLRERFGVRLGVLISDTLGRAWRLGQTDIAIGAAGMQVVDDLRGGTDTQGRPLAVTVPVVADEIAGATDLVKGKATGLPVAVVRGMGRLVTDEVDTPGARTLVRTGEMDMFRLGTDEALAEGRTAGYAEGHAAGYAEGRAAGYAEGYAAARAAASGPSAAPDRP, translated from the coding sequence ATGGACGGTGCGGGGGTTCGGATCTGGGCGCTGCCGGGTATCCCGGAGGTGTGCGCGGGGGACGACCTCGCGGGCCTGATCGGTGCGGCCCTCGCCGCGCACGAGGGCGGATGCCGGGACGGCGACGTGCTCGTGGTGACCAGCAAGATCGTCTCGAAGGCGGAGGGGCGCATCGTCGCCGCATCCGATCGCGAGGATGCCATCACCGCCGAGACCGTCCGGGTCGTCGCCACCCGCGGTAACACGCGCATCGTCGAGAACCGCCTCGGGATCGTCGGGGCCGCAGCGGGGGTCGACGCCTCCAACACCGCCGAGGGGACCGTCCTGCTGCTCCCGGAGGACCCGGATGCTTCGGCGCGCGCCCTCTGCGGCACGCTCCGTGAGCGGTTCGGGGTGCGCCTCGGCGTGCTCATCAGCGACACCCTCGGTCGCGCGTGGCGGCTGGGGCAGACCGACATCGCCATCGGTGCGGCCGGCATGCAGGTCGTCGACGACCTGCGCGGCGGGACCGACACGCAGGGACGTCCGCTGGCGGTGACCGTGCCCGTCGTGGCGGATGAGATCGCCGGCGCCACGGACCTCGTCAAGGGGAAGGCCACGGGACTCCCGGTCGCCGTCGTCCGGGGGATGGGGCGGCTCGTGACCGACGAGGTCGACACCCCCGGTGCCCGCACGCTCGTGCGGACCGGTGAGATGGACATGTTCCGCCTCGGCACGGATGAGGCGCTCGCCGAGGGCCGCACCGCCGGGTACGCCGAGGGTCATGCCGCCGGGTACGCGGAGGGCCGCGCCGCCGGGTACGCGGAGGGGTACGCGGCCGCCCGGGCGGCGGCATCCGGTCCGTCGGCCGCCCCCGATCGCCCCTGA
- the aceB gene encoding malate synthase A — MTPTATGFAPETIPAPTTGTIPTSSRPTIEVLGPLAARYDEILTPEAIAFLTELHHRFDARRRDRLADRMRRRYEIGNGHDPSFRADTAGIRNDPSWRVAGAGPGLHDRRVEITGPTDPKMTINALNSGAKVWLADQEDATSPTWKNVIDGQLSLFDAIRGQLSFTSPEGKRYAVTATETPTIVMRPRGWHLPENHIRFTDRAGRGMAASGSLVDFGLYFFHNAKRLIENGAGPYFYIAKLESSEEAALWDDVFSFSEDHLSIPHGTIRATVLIETLPAAFEMEEILYELRDHIAGLNAGRWDYIFSIIKNYRGRGARFVLPDRSEVTMTVPFMRAYTELLVKTCHKRGAFAIGGMSAFIPNRRDPEVTAQAFEKVAADKKREAGDGFDGTWVAHPDLIPVARAEFDAVLGERPNQLDRQRPEVQVAASDLIDVHIGRPVTARGVRDNVSVALRYIEAWLRGLGAVAIDNLMEDAATAEISRSQVWQWIHQDHCTAEGDRITREYIEGLIAQVLADVERRDGDRFDDAAEVFREVALGNEFPAFLTLPAYSKYLAGAE, encoded by the coding sequence ATGACTCCCACCGCCACGGGCTTCGCGCCCGAGACCATCCCGGCGCCGACCACCGGCACCATCCCGACCTCGTCCCGCCCCACGATCGAGGTCCTCGGCCCGCTCGCCGCCCGCTACGACGAGATCCTCACCCCCGAGGCGATCGCCTTCCTCACCGAACTGCACCACCGATTCGACGCGCGACGTCGCGATCGGCTGGCGGACCGGATGCGGCGCCGCTACGAGATCGGCAACGGCCACGACCCGAGCTTCCGCGCCGACACCGCCGGCATCCGCAATGACCCGAGCTGGCGCGTCGCCGGCGCGGGACCCGGCCTCCACGACCGCCGCGTGGAGATCACCGGCCCGACCGACCCGAAGATGACGATCAACGCGCTCAACTCCGGCGCGAAGGTCTGGCTCGCCGACCAGGAGGACGCCACCAGCCCGACGTGGAAGAACGTCATCGACGGCCAGCTCTCCCTCTTCGACGCGATCCGCGGCCAGCTCTCCTTCACCTCCCCCGAAGGCAAGCGGTACGCGGTGACGGCGACCGAGACGCCCACGATCGTGATGCGTCCGCGCGGATGGCACCTGCCCGAGAACCACATCCGGTTCACCGACCGCGCCGGCCGCGGCATGGCCGCATCCGGCTCCCTCGTCGACTTCGGGCTCTACTTCTTCCACAACGCGAAGCGCCTCATCGAGAACGGCGCCGGACCCTACTTCTACATCGCAAAGCTCGAGTCCAGCGAAGAAGCGGCTCTGTGGGACGACGTGTTCAGCTTCAGCGAGGACCACCTCTCCATCCCGCACGGCACCATCCGCGCCACCGTGCTCATCGAGACGCTGCCGGCGGCATTCGAGATGGAGGAGATCCTGTACGAGCTGCGCGACCACATCGCCGGGCTCAACGCGGGCCGGTGGGACTACATCTTCTCGATCATCAAGAACTACCGCGGCCGCGGTGCCCGGTTCGTGCTGCCGGATCGCAGCGAAGTCACCATGACCGTGCCGTTCATGCGTGCCTACACCGAGCTGCTGGTCAAGACCTGCCACAAGCGCGGAGCCTTCGCGATCGGTGGAATGAGCGCGTTCATCCCCAACCGTCGCGATCCGGAGGTGACGGCGCAGGCGTTCGAGAAAGTCGCCGCGGACAAGAAGCGCGAGGCCGGGGACGGATTCGACGGCACCTGGGTCGCCCACCCCGATCTGATCCCGGTGGCGCGCGCCGAGTTCGACGCGGTGCTGGGCGAGCGTCCGAACCAGCTCGACCGGCAGCGTCCGGAGGTGCAGGTGGCCGCATCCGACCTGATCGATGTGCACATCGGCCGGCCCGTCACCGCACGGGGCGTGCGGGACAACGTGTCGGTGGCCCTCCGCTACATCGAAGCGTGGCTCCGGGGGCTCGGCGCCGTTGCCATCGACAACCTGATGGAGGATGCGGCGACCGCCGAGATCTCCCGCTCCCAGGTGTGGCAGTGGATCCACCAGGACCACTGCACCGCCGAGGGCGATCGGATCACCCGCGAGTACATCGAAGGACTCATCGCGCAGGTGCTCGCCGACGTGGAGCGCCGCGACGGGGACCGATTCGACGACGCGGCAGAGGTCTTCCGCGAGGTCGCCCTGGGCAACGAGTTCCCGGCGTTCCTGACCCTTCCGGCCTACTCCAAGTACCTCGCCGGAGCCGAATAG